A single genomic interval of Rosistilla ulvae harbors:
- a CDS encoding LamG-like jellyroll fold domain-containing protein gives MTPEEREQLIDSLIDGEIDEADFLRIEAELSVDPEVRALYYNRLKLDLLLQREASGSVDDSSSAVAQAVAPSAAIPPVASVNILQRRLTGIFAVLAATVLGFVAWSVWNPDSSRLGSPAGLAGKLEPTAAGFAILQGQSDAVWEGDPLATGSLVPSGPLRLRSGVAQIELFSGVRMVIEGDAQFVVESAMLVRLDRGRARAQVPEAARGFRVQTRHGDLIDLGTEFAIDAGDEAARVEVLAGEVELHRQGTARQRVLEGDAWQLSDAGVSERSDSESLQVIGPDAFERQLSSQQIDQRRQWQQRVASMRADDRLIAWYQTQQTSADGRQLPNLAEPDLHQAGAAAIVACQPASDRWGQAGGALDLSRTGSRIRVDVPGEFGGLTMLCWVKIHSLDRLYNSLFLTDGHELNEPHWQIMNDGRLFFSVKKFDESNGKRRRPDKYNFYSPPFWDPSFSGQWIMLATTYDAQARRVSHYLNGAEIGSEAVPADYLVPQVTIGPASIGNWSEPMYRTDPQFVVRNLNGSLDEFVLYSSALSGSEIAELYRLGNPAR, from the coding sequence ATGACCCCTGAAGAACGCGAACAACTGATCGACAGTTTGATCGATGGCGAGATCGACGAAGCCGATTTTCTGCGGATCGAAGCGGAACTGTCGGTCGATCCCGAGGTCCGGGCCCTCTATTACAATCGCTTGAAATTAGATCTGTTGCTGCAGCGCGAGGCGAGCGGATCCGTTGATGATTCCAGTTCCGCTGTGGCGCAGGCGGTTGCGCCTTCGGCGGCGATCCCGCCGGTCGCGTCTGTAAATATTCTGCAACGTCGTTTGACGGGAATCTTCGCTGTGTTGGCGGCGACGGTTTTGGGATTTGTTGCGTGGTCGGTCTGGAATCCGGATTCGAGTCGTTTAGGATCGCCCGCCGGATTGGCGGGCAAGTTGGAACCGACAGCCGCCGGGTTTGCGATCTTGCAGGGGCAATCCGATGCGGTTTGGGAAGGTGATCCGCTGGCGACCGGTTCGCTGGTGCCAAGTGGTCCGCTGCGATTGCGGTCGGGCGTGGCGCAGATCGAATTGTTCAGCGGCGTGCGGATGGTGATCGAGGGTGACGCGCAGTTTGTCGTCGAGTCGGCGATGCTGGTTCGGTTGGATCGCGGTCGCGCGAGGGCTCAAGTTCCCGAAGCGGCTCGCGGTTTTAGGGTTCAGACGCGGCATGGCGATTTGATCGACCTGGGGACTGAATTTGCGATCGACGCTGGCGACGAAGCAGCTCGCGTCGAGGTGCTCGCTGGCGAGGTGGAACTGCATCGTCAGGGAACCGCTCGGCAACGCGTGCTGGAAGGGGACGCGTGGCAGTTGTCCGATGCGGGCGTTTCGGAGCGGTCGGATTCGGAATCGTTGCAGGTTATCGGCCCCGACGCGTTTGAGCGTCAGTTGTCGTCGCAGCAAATCGATCAACGGCGACAGTGGCAGCAGCGAGTGGCGTCGATGCGAGCCGACGATCGTTTGATCGCTTGGTATCAGACTCAGCAGACGTCGGCCGATGGACGGCAGTTGCCGAATCTTGCCGAGCCTGATTTGCACCAGGCGGGCGCCGCGGCGATCGTTGCGTGTCAGCCTGCGAGCGATCGCTGGGGGCAGGCGGGCGGTGCGCTCGATTTGAGTCGCACCGGCAGCCGGATCCGAGTCGACGTGCCGGGAGAGTTTGGCGGTTTGACGATGTTGTGTTGGGTCAAGATTCACAGTTTGGATCGCCTGTACAATTCATTGTTCCTAACCGACGGGCACGAACTCAATGAACCGCACTGGCAGATCATGAACGATGGGCGTTTGTTCTTTTCGGTGAAGAAGTTCGACGAGTCCAATGGAAAGCGTCGCCGTCCCGATAAATACAACTTCTATTCGCCGCCGTTCTGGGATCCATCGTTCAGCGGCCAGTGGATCATGTTGGCGACGACCTACGATGCCCAGGCTCGCCGCGTTTCGCATTATCTCAACGGTGCGGAGATCGGCAGCGAAGCGGTCCCGGCCGATTATCTGGTTCCTCAGGTCACGATTGGCCCGGCGTCGATCGGCAACTGGAGCGAGCCGATGTATCGCACCGACCCACAGTTTGTCGTTCGCAACTTGAACGGCAGCCTCGATGAATTTGTCTTGTATTCGTCAGCCCTTTCCGGTTCGGAAATCGCTGAACTGTATCGCTTGGGAAACCCCGCTCGGTGA
- a CDS encoding PSD1 and planctomycete cytochrome C domain-containing protein — translation MKQNNHHTIGCLLLLASLVGSVAMAEESAESKEAGSRQAVERDFTLNVLPVLRSKCLGCHGGDADDIKGDLSVVDREALLRGGESGDPTVVPGEPDAGTMLSAIRWESMEMPPKENDRLTEKQIAEIQRWIEHGAPWPDEATQQHYRDLESQKKSTADGMIVSTSGGLSQDWTNRRYAADDLWAYAPLPAKESLAADGLPLPAAIDLYIDRQLQQADLQASGEATPAALLRRATLDLTGLPPSPAQYDAFEIAWQRDREAAWTALIDRLLASPEYGEHWGRHWLDVTRYADTGGMANDFERSNMWRYRDYVVRSFNDDKPYDQFVVEQLAGDELADLSVRQRTGGDIKSVHQVQLDGDYTPEEAEWIVATGFLRMGPWDNAMIEAEEARQIYLDDLVNITGQAFLSTTMRCFKCHDHKFDPLPTRDYYRMYAAFATTRMAERTVPYLGDESREGFDAGRAHVQRMLDFAVAQKKKLVDKREAAARAWFEEHNLPYKDEAERKGLPDEEKPERHVGLSIPEQGELKVREQDEWIWNRRLERYQPMAQSVFNAEASKLAWNGARKLRIQRLKKSSPLTNHILLGGALTALGEAVMPGVLSAVSLPVDPAAKDPFLLPADIDGRRLGLARWIASRDNGLSTRSIVNRVWQYHFGIGLAANSINFGVKGAKPSHPELLDFLTVDFVENGWTLKRLHRAIMLSQAYRRSTLPVDPQRIAKADPGNRLLSHFPRRRLSAEELRDGLLQITGELQSTRGGLPVMPEINMEVALQPRMIQFSLAPAYQPSPTPELRNRRTIYAYHVRGQSDPFTELFNQPNSNETCEVRESAAVTPQVFGLLNSDVITDRSIALALRLEREQETVADQIALAFRLVLGRDPTANEQQRLTQYVSDMRAYHEPKSPTVVDYPTEITRSLVEEFSGEVFEYQEILPVFEHYVPDVKASDVSAATLALADVCLLLFNTNEFMYVE, via the coding sequence ATGAAACAGAATAACCATCACACGATTGGCTGCCTGCTGTTGCTCGCGTCGCTGGTTGGATCGGTCGCCATGGCCGAAGAATCGGCCGAGAGCAAGGAGGCTGGTAGCCGCCAGGCTGTCGAGCGAGACTTTACGTTAAACGTGTTGCCGGTGCTGCGAAGCAAGTGCTTGGGCTGTCACGGTGGCGATGCCGATGACATCAAAGGTGACCTGAGCGTTGTCGATCGCGAGGCTTTGCTGCGCGGCGGCGAATCGGGCGATCCGACGGTTGTGCCGGGTGAGCCCGACGCGGGGACGATGCTTTCGGCGATCCGTTGGGAGAGCATGGAGATGCCTCCCAAAGAAAATGATCGGCTAACCGAGAAGCAGATCGCGGAGATTCAGCGTTGGATCGAGCATGGTGCTCCGTGGCCCGATGAGGCGACGCAGCAGCACTATCGCGATTTGGAGAGTCAGAAAAAGTCGACGGCGGATGGCATGATCGTCTCGACCAGCGGAGGCCTTTCGCAGGACTGGACCAACCGGCGGTATGCCGCCGACGATCTCTGGGCCTACGCTCCGCTGCCCGCGAAGGAATCGTTGGCTGCCGATGGTCTACCACTCCCCGCGGCGATCGATCTTTATATCGATCGGCAATTGCAGCAGGCGGATCTGCAAGCCAGTGGCGAAGCGACGCCCGCGGCGCTGCTGCGGCGGGCGACTCTAGATCTGACCGGCCTGCCTCCATCGCCCGCACAATACGACGCGTTCGAGATCGCTTGGCAGCGGGATCGCGAAGCGGCTTGGACGGCGCTGATCGATCGCTTGTTGGCCAGTCCTGAGTATGGCGAGCATTGGGGGCGGCACTGGTTGGATGTGACGCGTTATGCCGACACCGGCGGGATGGCAAACGATTTTGAGCGATCCAACATGTGGCGTTATCGCGACTATGTCGTGCGGTCGTTCAACGATGACAAGCCGTACGATCAGTTTGTTGTGGAGCAGTTGGCTGGTGACGAATTGGCCGATCTGTCGGTTCGCCAGCGGACCGGCGGCGACATCAAGTCGGTTCATCAAGTGCAGCTCGATGGCGATTATACGCCCGAGGAAGCAGAGTGGATCGTGGCGACCGGCTTCCTGCGGATGGGCCCCTGGGATAACGCGATGATCGAAGCCGAAGAGGCGCGGCAGATCTATCTCGATGATTTGGTGAACATCACCGGGCAGGCGTTTCTTTCGACGACGATGCGGTGCTTCAAGTGCCACGATCACAAATTCGATCCGCTGCCGACGCGCGACTACTATCGCATGTATGCAGCTTTTGCGACGACGCGGATGGCCGAACGGACGGTTCCCTATCTGGGCGACGAGAGTCGCGAAGGGTTTGATGCGGGGCGAGCTCACGTGCAGCGGATGCTCGATTTTGCTGTCGCTCAAAAGAAGAAGCTCGTCGATAAACGGGAGGCCGCCGCGCGGGCGTGGTTTGAAGAGCACAACCTGCCTTATAAAGACGAAGCCGAACGCAAGGGGCTGCCCGACGAGGAGAAGCCGGAGCGGCACGTTGGTTTATCGATTCCCGAGCAGGGGGAGTTGAAGGTTCGCGAGCAGGATGAGTGGATCTGGAATCGGCGGTTGGAGCGGTATCAGCCGATGGCGCAGAGCGTGTTTAACGCCGAAGCGAGCAAGCTGGCTTGGAATGGGGCGCGGAAGTTGCGGATCCAGCGGTTGAAGAAGAGCAGTCCGCTGACGAATCACATTTTGTTGGGGGGCGCATTGACGGCGTTGGGCGAAGCGGTGATGCCGGGCGTGCTGAGTGCCGTCTCGTTACCTGTCGATCCGGCGGCAAAAGATCCTTTCCTGTTGCCTGCCGATATCGATGGCCGGCGGTTGGGGCTGGCGCGTTGGATCGCCAGTCGCGACAACGGCTTGTCGACGCGTTCGATCGTCAATCGGGTTTGGCAATATCACTTCGGAATCGGATTGGCGGCCAATTCGATCAACTTTGGCGTCAAAGGGGCGAAGCCTTCGCATCCGGAGCTGTTGGATTTTCTGACGGTTGATTTTGTCGAGAACGGTTGGACGCTGAAGCGGCTGCACCGGGCGATCATGCTATCGCAAGCCTATCGCCGCAGCACCCTGCCCGTCGATCCGCAGCGGATCGCCAAGGCCGATCCAGGGAACCGGTTGTTGTCCCATTTTCCACGGCGACGGTTGAGTGCCGAAGAGCTGCGCGATGGGCTGCTGCAGATCACCGGTGAACTGCAATCGACGCGCGGAGGGCTGCCGGTGATGCCGGAGATCAATATGGAGGTGGCGCTGCAGCCGCGGATGATCCAGTTCTCGTTGGCACCGGCCTACCAACCGTCGCCGACTCCCGAATTGCGGAATCGTCGCACGATCTACGCCTACCATGTTCGCGGGCAATCCGATCCGTTCACCGAGCTGTTTAATCAGCCCAATTCGAACGAGACGTGTGAGGTTCGCGAATCGGCGGCGGTCACGCCTCAGGTTTTTGGATTGCTCAACAGCGACGTGATCACCGACCGCAGCATCGCCTTGGCGCTGCGGTTGGAACGCGAACAGGAGACGGTTGCCGATCAGATCGCGTTGGCGTTTCGATTGGTCTTAGGCCGCGATCCGACAGCAAATGAGCAGCAACGCTTGACGCAATACGTTTCCGACATGCGAGCGTATCACGAACCGAAGTCGCCCACTGTGGTCGACTATCCGACCGAGATCACCCGTTCATTGGTGGAGGAGTTTTCGGGCGAGGTGTTTGAATATCAGGAGATTCTGCCGGTCTTCGAACATTACGTTCCCGATGTCAAAGCGAGCGACGTCTCGGCCGCGACGCTCGCTCTGGCCGACGTCTGCCTGCTGTTATTCAACACCAATGAATTTATGTATGTGGAATGA
- a CDS encoding DUF1501 domain-containing protein has translation MNVNPLLNDSRRSFLYQLGASLGSVALTNLLASEAAAAAGPLSPKPPMVPAKAKNVIMLFMEGGPGHMDTFDPKPELTRLHKKESKLKAGQEAGFKFFVGSPFGFQKVGQSGIEMCDQWKHLADPYVADELCNYRGCQAESLNHPEALFHMNTGSRLGGDPGLGAWATYGLGSENENLPGYVVMTELALPQGGAGNWTNGFLPPYYQGTRLRPTGSPILDLASQEFKSREHQRRALDELAQLNQSHLESLGAEDQRLRARMESYELAFRMQTEVPGVIDLSKETQQTLDMYGLNAPETETFGRQCLMARRLVESGVRFVQIFSGGWDSHDYLERGHTSRIKSVDQPMAALIRDLKQRGMLEDTLIIWTGEFGRTPDNNKRGGVYSLGRGHNNNAMTMLMAGGGVKRGAVVGATDELGASAVECVHPIRDLHVTLMHLLGLDDNKLTYLHAGRYKQLSQFGGEVIKELIA, from the coding sequence ATGAACGTGAATCCTCTTCTCAACGACTCACGACGATCCTTCCTGTATCAACTGGGAGCTTCGCTCGGTTCGGTCGCACTGACGAATCTATTGGCCAGCGAAGCGGCTGCGGCCGCGGGACCGTTGTCGCCCAAGCCGCCGATGGTGCCGGCCAAAGCGAAAAACGTGATCATGTTGTTCATGGAGGGGGGCCCCGGGCACATGGACACCTTTGATCCCAAGCCGGAATTGACGCGGCTGCATAAAAAGGAATCGAAGCTGAAGGCGGGGCAGGAAGCGGGTTTCAAGTTCTTCGTCGGCAGCCCGTTTGGATTTCAGAAGGTCGGGCAATCGGGGATCGAGATGTGCGACCAGTGGAAGCATCTGGCCGATCCTTACGTGGCGGATGAGTTATGCAATTACCGCGGTTGCCAAGCCGAATCGCTCAACCATCCCGAGGCGTTGTTCCACATGAACACCGGCAGTCGGTTGGGAGGCGATCCGGGGCTGGGAGCTTGGGCGACGTACGGTTTGGGGTCGGAGAACGAGAACCTGCCGGGCTACGTCGTGATGACCGAGTTGGCGTTGCCGCAGGGGGGCGCGGGGAACTGGACCAATGGATTTTTGCCTCCTTATTACCAGGGAACGCGGTTGCGTCCGACCGGTTCGCCGATCTTGGATCTTGCTTCGCAAGAGTTCAAATCGCGAGAGCATCAACGCCGTGCGCTCGACGAACTGGCGCAACTGAATCAATCGCATCTCGAATCCTTGGGAGCGGAGGATCAGCGTTTGCGGGCGCGGATGGAGAGCTACGAATTGGCGTTTCGGATGCAGACCGAAGTGCCGGGCGTGATCGATCTGTCGAAAGAGACTCAGCAGACGCTGGACATGTACGGACTGAACGCTCCGGAGACCGAGACGTTTGGCCGGCAGTGTCTGATGGCTCGGCGGTTGGTCGAAAGTGGCGTCCGTTTTGTGCAGATCTTCAGCGGCGGCTGGGACAGCCACGATTACTTGGAACGTGGGCACACCTCGCGGATCAAGAGCGTCGATCAACCGATGGCAGCGTTGATCCGGGATCTGAAGCAACGCGGAATGTTAGAGGACACGTTGATCATCTGGACGGGCGAGTTTGGTCGCACGCCCGACAACAACAAACGTGGCGGCGTCTATTCGCTGGGCCGCGGGCACAACAACAACGCGATGACGATGCTGATGGCTGGCGGCGGAGTTAAGCGAGGTGCGGTCGTCGGCGCGACCGACGAACTGGGGGCATCCGCTGTCGAATGTGTGCATCCGATCCGCGATCTGCACGTCACGCTGATGCATCTGCTGGGGCTCGACGACAATAAACTGACCTATCTGCACGCAGGTCGCTATAAACAGCTGAGCCAATTCGGCGGCGAAGTGATCAAAGAACTGATCGCCTAG
- a CDS encoding DUF1559 domain-containing protein, with protein sequence MRHPRKKRRGFTLVELLVVIAIIGILVGLLLPAVQAAREAARRMQCSNNLKQIGLATHNFHDTFGHLPTGGSDGPFATCCSSTVREGWSWLYQLTPFIEQNNVHELTTNADVYSSLIPSYACPSRRTAQLWNGTFRADYAGNGGITTQTWQGPFVRQWKTLPLPTGTTNLKPDQTRRLDDIKDGTSNCLLVAEKQVHWSTFGTAGGDNEVWANAGWDQDIVRYGNFLPEPDNDHPDSTQSTHWSNRFGGSHPGGVQGVRADGSVVMIPYTVDAVNFQNFCTIRDGEVLDEDVFN encoded by the coding sequence ATGCGACATCCTAGAAAAAAACGCCGCGGCTTCACCCTCGTGGAACTACTTGTTGTGATCGCCATCATCGGCATCCTCGTTGGGCTGTTGTTGCCAGCCGTCCAAGCCGCTCGCGAAGCTGCCCGCCGCATGCAATGCAGCAACAACCTGAAACAAATTGGCCTCGCCACCCACAACTTCCACGACACGTTTGGCCACCTACCGACCGGCGGATCCGATGGACCGTTTGCCACATGCTGCAGTTCGACCGTTCGCGAAGGTTGGAGCTGGTTGTACCAATTGACTCCCTTCATCGAACAAAACAACGTCCATGAATTGACCACCAACGCCGACGTCTACTCTTCGCTGATCCCATCCTACGCCTGCCCTTCCCGCCGCACCGCTCAACTTTGGAACGGAACCTTTCGCGCCGATTACGCAGGCAACGGCGGCATCACAACCCAAACCTGGCAAGGACCTTTCGTTCGCCAATGGAAAACCCTACCGTTACCCACGGGCACAACCAACCTCAAGCCGGACCAAACACGTCGCCTGGATGACATCAAAGACGGTACCTCCAACTGCCTGCTGGTCGCTGAAAAGCAGGTCCACTGGTCGACCTTCGGTACCGCTGGCGGAGACAACGAAGTTTGGGCCAACGCTGGCTGGGACCAAGACATCGTCCGCTACGGCAACTTCTTGCCCGAACCCGACAACGACCATCCCGACAGCACCCAATCGACTCACTGGTCCAATCGCTTCGGCGGTTCGCACCCCGGCGGTGTCCAAGGCGTTCGCGCCGATGGTTCGGTCGTGATGATTCCTTACACCGTCGACGCCGTCAACTTTCAGAACTTCTGCACCATTCGCGACGGTGAAGTTCTCGACGAAGACGTCTTCAACTAG
- a CDS encoding efflux RND transporter periplasmic adaptor subunit: MNPTETSQRPVDKPKISTRGIVLAAVGLAIFVAVTATLINRRSDSSNHDIETERTDSSSIQLANFQADGAPSTDATGAETAEGTELLELPESRWEVSGIQLQPVQRGAFETTVRLTGKVSLNQDRVAHIYPMVEGIVESVSVGLGQQVKAGQLLATIHSREIGEAKLKLFQSRLKLEMATAKHAMQTEISNNVRDLVKALRDKMPIEQIEVAFRSRPMGEFRERLLTAYSSYTKSQADVSRLQGIANSGAVSGKTLLNAEANRNADQATFQSRLEEVEHGLRMSTLLSSQLLKETETQAAVAETTLHILGVRDEELKKIDPAEQGEGISHYLLRAPFDGTVLTKDVVLSEQVRPDVMLLSIADLSTVWILTDLYQEHIPLLASLAGQTIHLHSESWPDQTFEAEVFFAGETMDESTRTISMRAIADNAEHLLKPGMFVTVDLSAVTQQDVLQVPLPAIQEHEGQKFVFIHRGEAQFERRNVRVGTANETSITIKQGLEPEESVVVQGGFILKSQMLADLMGEE; this comes from the coding sequence ATGAACCCCACCGAAACTTCCCAACGGCCCGTGGACAAACCGAAGATATCCACGCGCGGAATCGTGCTGGCCGCTGTCGGCCTCGCCATCTTCGTTGCCGTTACGGCGACGCTTATCAACCGTCGCAGCGATTCAAGCAACCATGACATCGAGACGGAACGGACCGATTCGAGTTCGATCCAGTTGGCGAACTTTCAAGCCGACGGCGCGCCGTCGACTGACGCAACCGGCGCGGAGACGGCCGAGGGGACGGAGTTGTTGGAACTGCCCGAGTCGCGATGGGAGGTGTCGGGGATTCAGTTGCAACCCGTGCAGCGTGGGGCTTTTGAGACGACCGTGCGGTTGACCGGAAAAGTGTCGCTGAATCAAGATCGCGTTGCCCACATCTATCCGATGGTCGAAGGGATTGTCGAATCTGTTTCCGTTGGCTTGGGACAGCAGGTCAAGGCGGGGCAGTTGTTGGCAACGATCCACAGTCGCGAGATCGGCGAAGCCAAGCTGAAGCTGTTTCAGTCCCGTCTGAAGTTGGAAATGGCCACCGCGAAGCATGCGATGCAGACGGAAATCTCGAACAACGTGAGGGATCTGGTCAAGGCGTTGCGAGACAAAATGCCCATCGAACAAATCGAAGTGGCATTCCGCAGTCGTCCGATGGGTGAGTTTCGCGAACGCTTGCTAACCGCTTATTCCAGCTACACCAAGTCGCAGGCGGATGTCTCGCGGTTGCAAGGGATAGCCAATTCGGGAGCCGTGTCGGGCAAGACGCTGCTGAACGCCGAAGCGAATCGAAACGCCGACCAGGCAACTTTTCAGTCGCGGTTGGAAGAGGTGGAGCACGGGCTGCGGATGTCGACGTTGTTGTCGTCACAATTGCTCAAGGAGACCGAAACACAAGCCGCCGTTGCGGAGACGACGCTGCATATCTTGGGAGTCCGCGATGAAGAGCTCAAGAAAATTGATCCCGCCGAGCAGGGAGAAGGCATTTCTCACTATTTGCTGCGAGCGCCGTTCGATGGAACGGTGCTGACCAAAGACGTGGTGCTCAGCGAACAGGTGCGTCCGGATGTGATGTTGTTGAGCATTGCCGACCTGTCGACGGTCTGGATTTTGACCGATTTGTATCAGGAGCACATTCCGTTGCTGGCGTCGTTGGCGGGGCAGACGATTCATCTGCACAGCGAATCTTGGCCCGACCAGACTTTCGAAGCCGAAGTGTTCTTCGCTGGCGAAACGATGGATGAATCGACGCGGACGATCAGCATGCGCGCGATCGCCGACAATGCGGAACATCTTTTAAAACCGGGGATGTTTGTCACCGTCGATCTGTCGGCGGTCACGCAACAGGATGTGCTGCAGGTTCCTTTGCCGGCGATCCAAGAACACGAAGGGCAGAAATTCGTCTTCATTCACCGCGGCGAGGCCCAGTTCGAACGACGCAATGTCCGCGTGGGGACGGCCAACGAGACATCGATCACGATCAAGCAGGGTTTGGAACCTGAGGAATCGGTCGTCGTGCAAGGTGGCTTCATCCTGAAGTCGCAGATGTTGGCTGATCTGATGGGAGAAGAATAA